A window from Salvia miltiorrhiza cultivar Shanhuang (shh) chromosome 2, IMPLAD_Smil_shh, whole genome shotgun sequence encodes these proteins:
- the LOC131007833 gene encoding pentatricopeptide repeat-containing protein At1g62680, mitochondrial-like, with protein sequence MMQQNICPDVFTYSSLIEGLCLKGEIEIAKQLLDSMVERGLKPNIVNYSTLLNGYCKKGSVDEAWRIFLEISGKGLEHNVQTYSTLLDGLLKRGMVDEALLLLSEMVEKGISPDVVTCSILSNLQFLAKDGHSCKLQEKKLKLS encoded by the coding sequence ATGATGCAACAAAATATTTGTCCGGATGTCTTCACTTATTCTTCGCTTATTGAAGGGCTCTGCTTGAAGGGTGAAATCGAAATAGCGAAACAATTACTTGATTCCATGGTAGAGAGGGGCCTTAAACCCAATATTGTTAACTATAGCACCTTGCTAAATGGATATTGTAAGAAGGGAAGCGTGGATGAAGCTTGGCgtatttttcttgaaatttcCGGTAAAGGTCTCGAGCATAATGTGCAAACTTATAGTACATTATTGGATGGGTTGTTGAAGCGTGGGATGGTTGATGAAGCTCTGCTTCTGCTGTCCGAGATGGTGGAGAAGGGCATCTCGCCTGATGTTGTCACATGCAGCATATTGAGCAATCTGCAATTCTTGGCTAAGGATGGACACAGCTGCAAACTACAAGAAAAGAAGCTCAAACTCAGCTGA
- the LOC131012629 gene encoding pentatricopeptide repeat-containing protein At1g62680, mitochondrial-like has translation MMARRAVVSAIDLIHRRGFLNPWSQHQSGILSPLFSLFSSEASQPKRSRIDFSCVKEVDDVIQLFQKIKSLRPEPSVRLYNKLMSVSVKIEQYYFAIDVFDEMLGMGVPVDNYTRNIAVNCCCLLKDIYSAFSIMGFFLKRGHEPDVVTFGTLIKGLFLVNKEAEAVKLFEKILDLKLCEPSNVMILHVIDGLCKTEHVIEAHDWLHRLESSGWRPNIYAYTALIDGFCNGGMVDNAFKLLTKMVGKGILPDIVAYNTMINAYCKEEKMETAENMLEIMMQQNICPDVFTYSSLIEGLCLKGEIERAKQLLDSMVERGLKPNIVNYSTLLNGYCKKGSVDEAWLIFLEIPDKGLEHDLQTYSTLLDGLLKRGMVDEALLLLSEMVEKGISPDVVTCSILIDGYCSQGEMVRARELFNSMAKTGIKHDIFTYCILIKGYCKAGNLDEAWRFFNEISRVGLKHSTVSYNTMMHGLICLSSFSDGWKLFQDMEAQNLHPNPYTYTILLDGLCRICHMTEALAFLRVMEAKGVNPGIVLYSVLINGLCKGRRLDEAIRLFNHLPSKGLNPDAHIYSMILDSLYHEGREGEARRLMVEMERSGCMPNGVTFNIIVWHLVKSKKVHEAIPFLEEMCRRGFKVNSEIISALLQELRIREGKDEKLQEIVKKVCAQN, from the coding sequence ATGATGGCCAGAAGAGCTGTTGTTTCTGCAATTGATCTCATTCATCGAAGAGGATTTCTCAATCCATGGTCGCAGCATCAATCGGGTATTCTCTCTCCtctgttctctctcttctcttccgaGGCTTCTCAACCTAAGCGGTCTAGAATCGATTTCAGTTGTGTTAAAGAAGTAGACGATGTTAttcaattgtttcaaaaaataaagagtTTGCGGCCAGAGCCTTCTGTTCGCCTCTACAACAAACTCATGAGTGTTAGTGTAAAGATTGAGCAGTATTATTTTGCCATTGATgtgttcgatgaaatgcttGGGATGGGTGTCCCGGTTGATAATTACACAAGAAATATTGCTGTCAACTGTTGTTGTCTCTTAAAAGATATATACTCAGCTTTTTCTATAATGGGATTCTTTCTCAAGAGAGGTCACGAACCAGATGTCGTGACTTTCGGCACTCTCATAAAAGGGTTATTCTTAGTTAATAAGGAGGCTGAAGCCGTGAAACTGTTCGAAAAGATTTTGGATTTAAAACTTTGTGAGCCCAGTAATGTTATGATTCTGCACGTGATTGATGGGCTGTGCAAAACTGAACATGTCATTGAAGCCCATGATTGGCTTCATAGATTAGAAAGTAGTGGGTGGCGCCCCAACATTTACGCTTATACTGCACTAATTGATGGATTTTGCAATGGTGGAATGGTGGACAATGCCTTCAAGCTTCTAACCAAAATGGTTGGGAAGGGTATTTTACCTGACATTGTTGCTTATAATACCATGATTAATGCATACTGTAAGGAAGAAAAGATGGAAACGGCTGAAAATATGTTGGAAATAATGATGCAACAAAATATTTGTCCGGATGTCTTCACATATTCTTCGCTTATTGAAGGGCTCTGCTTGAAGGGTGAAATCGAAAGAGCTAAACAGTTACTTGATTCCATGGTAGAGAGGGGCCTTAAACCCAATATTGTTAACTATAGCACCTTGCTAAATGGATATTGTAAGAAGGGAAGCGTGGATGAAGCTTGGcttatttttcttgaaattcccGATAAAGGTCTCGAGCATGATTTGCAAACTTATAGTACATTATTGGATGGGTTGTTGAAGCGTGGGATGGTTGATGAAGCTCTGCTTCTGCTGTCCGAGATGGTGGAGAAGGGTATCTCGCCTGATGTTGTCACATGCAGCATATTGATAGATGGATATTGTTCGCAGGGCGAGATGGTTAGAGCTAGAGAGCTCTTCAATTCTATGGCAAAGACGGGGATCAAGCACGATATATTCACCTATTGTATCTTGATTAAGGGATACTGCAAGGCTGGAAACCTTGATGAAGCGTGGCGTTTCTTCAATGAAATCTCGCGTGTAGGTCTCAAACACTCGACCGTGTCATACAACACGATGATGCATGGGCTAATATGCCTAAGTAGTTTTTCAGATGGGTGGAAGCTTTTCCAAGATATGGAAGCTCAGAATCTACATCCGAATCCCTACACCTACACCATCTTGTTGGATGGCTTGTGTAGGATCTGTCACATGACTGAGGCGTTGGCATTTTTGAGGGTGATGGAGGCGAAAGGCGTGAATCCTGGTATAGTTTTGTACAGTGTTCTGATCAACGGCTTGTGCAAAGGCCGAAGACTTGATGAAGCTATAAGGCTCTTCAACCATCTCCCTTCCAAGGGCTTAAATCCTGATGCACACATCTACAGCATGATACTTGATTCCCTCTACCATGAAGGGCGCGAAGGGGAGGCGAGGAGGTTGATGGTGGAGATGGAAAGGAGCGGCTGCATGCCTAATGGTGTGACGTTCAACATTATTGTGTGGCATCTGGTGAAGAGCAAAAAGGTGCATGAGGCAATACCTTTCTTGGAGGAGATGTGCAGGAGAGGATTCAAGGTTAATTCAGAGATCATTTCTGCATTGCTTCAGGAACTAAGAATTAGAGAAGGTAAAGATGAGAAATTGCAAGAGATTGTTAAGAAAGTTTGTGCTCAAAATTGA
- the LOC131012632 gene encoding BTB/POZ domain-containing protein At3g22104-like, whose translation MEGNCYLEVDVNGEEVFLVDKRVISSYSGRMSKLLGKMRDATGNVKVIFHGFPGGAESFELITRFCYDKGKAGIINASNILPLASAAHFMEIEHLSEQIERSLEEINHWSLSEVVMALKQQQRVGGAVLDKLLSSLVGRIVSCSETSPSSSAASSSGSSCDGIGATWWFEELVALDARVVEMVTRQMALRRLDSGLIIRFLLHYLKSRSASASLDERVGIVEEVVEMLGILDVRCVSCKSLFELLRVVMKVRVSRRCRNVVEGAIGSLLDQARLDDLLIPSSPSRCYLYNVNLVLSFLRSFLGEEVGSVPLSRMARVAGLVDSYLAEIAPDPWLKPSKFLAVVRALPDSARDSFDAVYHAVNLYLEVHRGLSEEERRILCCSINYEKLSPTALSHLIGNARFPWEHVALALVSRRSKLRSLLRPAGTTYEGGRVEGCDQVVLYARQLNASDKHKKVKPRLQGMQTRVSEVEMVCRKMQPQNVKMRKSRTSRLVYGRSLPLLCS comes from the exons atGGAGGGAAATTGTTATCTTGAAGTGGATGTCAATGGAGAAGAGGTTTTCTTGGTTGATAAG AGAGTTATATCGTCCTATTCGGGAAGGATGAGCAAATTGCTCGGCAAAATGAGGGATGCAACGGGTAATGTGAAGGTGATATTCCACGGCTTCCCCGGCGGCGCggagagttttgagctgatcaCGAGGTTCTGCTACGACAAGGGGAAGGCCGGCATCATCAATGCCTCGAACATCCTTCCCCTCGCCTCAGCTGCACATTTTATGGAGATCGAGCATCTCAGCGAGCAGATTGAGAGGTCGTTGGAAGAGATCAATCATTGGAGCTTGTCCGAGGTTGTGATGGCGTTGAAGCAGCAGCAACGCGTTGGAGGTGCTGTGCTCGATAAGTTGCTGAGCTCTCTCGTTGGGAGGATTGTCTCGTGCTCTGAGACGAGCCCTTCCTCGTCTGCAGCTTCCTCATCGGGCAGCTCGTGTGATGGTATCGGGGCAACGTGGTGGTTTGAGGAGCTCGTGGCGTTGGATGCCCGTGTGGTTGAGATGGTGACGAGGCAGATGGCGCTGAGGAGGCTCGACAGCGGATTGATCATTAGGTTTCTGCTCCACTACCTGAAATCGAGATCTGCATCCGCCTCGTTGGATGAGAGAGTTGGGATTGTTGAAGAAGTAGTTGAGATGCTTGGCATTTTGGATGTGAGGTGTGTCTCCTGCAAGAGCTTGTTTGAGCTGCTGAGGGTTGTGATGAAGGTGAGGGTGAGCCGACGGTGCAGGAACGTGGTGGAGGGCGCGATTGGGTCGTTGCTGGATCAGGCGAGGCTCGATGATCTGCTCATCCCATCCTCACCATCAAGGTGCTACTTGTATAATGTGAATTTGGTGTTGAGTTTCTTGAGATCCTTTCTTGGGGAGGAGGTTGGTTCGGTTCCGTTGAGCCGGATGGCGCGCGTGGCGGGCTTGGTCGACTCGTATCTGGCTGAGATCGCGCCCGATCCGTGGTTGAAGCCATCGAAGTTCTTGGCTGTGGTCAGGGCACTTCCTGACTCGGCTAGAGACTCTTTCGATGCAGTTTATCATGCCGTCAATTTGTATCTTGAG GTGCACCGGGGTTTGTCGGAGGAGGAAAGGAGGATACTCTGCTGCAGCATAAACTATGAGAAGCTGTCGCCGACAGCGTTGAGCCATCTCATCGGAAATGCTCGTTTCCCGTGGGAACACGTGGCTCTCGCCCTCGTCTCTCGGCGAAGCAAGCTGAGAAGCTTGCTTCGGCCCGCGGGTACTACTTATGAGGGAGGGAGAGTCGAGGGTTGTGACCAAGTTGTGCTCTACGCGAGGCAACTGAATGCCTCGGACAAGCACAAGAAGGTAAAACCTCGTCTGCAAGGAATGCAGACGAGGGTTTCAGAGGTGGAGATGGTTTGTAGGAAAATGCAGCCTCAAAATGTAAAGATGAGGAAATCAAGAACTTCAAGGCTTGTGTATGGTAGATCTTTGCCTTTGCTTTGTTCCTAG